The segment TAGGTAGCAAACGGGACTTTACCATTTTCGGCAATCAATTTACTGGTGAATCCAACCTGGTAAATCTCCAGATCGTCCCACTCCAACTCTGAAAGCACATTTGGCGAGCCATCAGAATCGGCGATATTCCAATCGAGGCTATCTTCACGAATCCCGGATTCCAGCGAAAAGGAGAGTTCCGTAAAACTATCAGCCCAACTCAACCCAACAGAGAACAACACAACAGCAAGAGCACACAGAGTAACAAAAATGCGTGATTTCATAGGACTCCCTTTTATTTATTAGAGACTATAAACAACATGTGAAGATTAAAGGGTTGAACGCGTTTAGACAATAAAAAAACATCACAAAAGAATGAATATACTCCGCTGGGCGGCACAAGAATCTACCAATAAGGCCTTTCAGCGCTCCGAGATGAGTCTTTCGAATTCTTCATCATAGCGCTCAACCATTTCCCCCCAATCATATCCGGCAACTTTTGACCGTAATAGGCCGGCAGATCGTGACAAAAAATCCCGGCATAAAACAGCTAACTTTTCGGCCAAGTGATCACAATTCTGATAATAGACCTCAGCGAATTCTTGCGGTGAAACATGCTCGGGATAGGCGAGCCGTTCCGGTAATAACGGCGTGCAACCACAATACAATGCCTCAACAACACTGATACCAAAAAAATCGTGGATCGAAGTGACCGGCAGAATGTCCGCATGCCATAACCAAGAAACATAGTCGGCATAACTGTGGACATATCCCCAGTGGACAATGTGTGAGGCCAAACGACTTTGCGCCTCACTAAAAATTGTCGGCTGCTTACGGTAGGACTCGCCAAGAACCGCTAACTGAAACGCCACACCTCGCTCTTGCAGAACAAACAACGCCTGAAAGAACTCTTCCGGGTTTTTGTCGTATTCCCAGCGATGATTCCACAGAATCAAAGGCACGGCACCCGTTGTTCGTCGTAGATCAGTGTCAGGTTTCAACGAGTCAAGCTTTTTAAGGTCCAAGCCCAATGGCAACGTACGGCTTTTTTCAGCGATCATCGGCACGGTATCCAATTCGCGACAATCGGGAAATGTCTTCAAAAACGTTGGTAACTCGGAGAGAAAGTCCCGACGATGGTAGTCAGAATTGAAATAGACGCGATCAGCACTCAGGGCGGAGGTGTAATTGATGAAACAGTAGTGTGCATCCCGTTGCAAAGCGGGATCGCTATCATCAGGCGACCAAGGATAACTCAGTTGGTTTTCATGGCAGTACAGAGCACAGGGCACGGATGAGGTAACTGCACGGGTCAGTGAGAGAAACGTTGTAAGATCAAGCATATCTGTGGCCAATAGCAGATCGGGATTGGATCTTTGCTTCAAAAACTGCCGTGCTAGGCTCACAGCTCCGCCATGCATGCGCCACTTCCAGTATTTTCCGTCCAGTCCGAAAATCTCGACATGATGACGACTATGCGCAACATACTGTCTGGCCCAGGCAGAGTGGGAACCGGTCATGAAGGGTTCTAGCAAAGCAATCTGCATCAGCAATCTCTCTATAATGCGTAATGATGTCGAGACTATAGCACAAAAAAAAGGCCGCTTCCGAAGAAGCGGCCTCTCTTTTTCTTATGACAAAGAGATTAGATGTCGCAACGCTTGTAAACAGCGTCGAACTCACCCAGCTCGTCAAATTGGAGGTAATCGTAAACCTCTTCTTTGCTCGGAGCAACTTTCTCCTTGTAAACAGCCAAGTACTCAGCAGGTGTGGGCAGCTCGCCTTTAAGAGCGGTGACTGCGCCGAGCTCAGCACTACCCAGGTAAACCTGAGCACCGTTACCGATACGGTCATCGAAGTTACGGGTTGAAGTGGAGAACATGTTCACACCATCGGGTACACGGGCTTGGTTACCCATGCACAGGGAGCAACCCGGAGTTTCGATACGGGCACCAACCTGGTTGAAGATAGCGAAGTACGCTTCATCCTTCAGTTTAGCTTGGTCCATACGGGTCGGCGGGCAGATCCAGATGCGATCTTCAGGATTAAACTTGTTGCCTTCCCAGATTTTGGCCGCAGCACGGAAGTGACCGATGTTGGTCATACAGGAGCCAAGGAAGATATCCTGAATCTTGGTGCCTTGAACTTCGGAGAGCAGCTTGACATCATCGGGATCGTTCGGGCAAGCCAGGATCGGCTCAGTAACCTCTGCGAGGTCGATCTCGATAACCGCGGCGTACTCGGCGTTGCTGTCAGCTTTGAGCAGTTTGGGATCTTTCAGCCACTCGTTAACAGCGTCGATACGCTTCTGCAGAGTTGCAGCGTGCTCGTAGCCGTCTTTGATCATGCTTTCCATCAGTGCAACGTTGGAACGCAGGTAGGTGCAGACAGACTCTTCAGAGAGTTGGATGCAGCCGGCAGCAGCAGAACGTTCGGCAGCCGCGTCAGTCAGCTCAAAGGCTTGCTCAACCGACAGGTTGGGCAGACCTTCCATCTCCAGAATACGACCGTTGAAGATGTTGACTTTGTTCTTTTTGGGAACCGTCAGCAGACCTTGCTTGATGGCGTAGTAAGGAATCGCATTAACAGCGTCACGCAGGGTGATGCCTTCGTTCAATTCACCTTTAAAGCGCACCAGAACGGACTCAGGCATATCCAGAGCCATGAAGCCCAGAGCACCGGCGAAAGCGATCAAACCGGAACCAGCCGGGAAGCTGATGCCGATGGGGAAACGGGTGTGAGAGTCACCACCGGTACCAACGGTGTCAGGCAGCAACAGACGGTTCAACCAACTGTGAATAACACCATCACCAGGGCGCAGAGCCACACCTTCACGCTCAGAAATAAACGCAGGCAGTGTGTTGTGCATCTTAACGTCAGCCGGCTTAGGATAAGCAGCAGTGTGACAGAAAGACTGCATGAACATCGGAGATTGGAACTTCAGGCAAGCCAGCTCTTTGATCTCGTCAGCAGTCATCGGGCCGGTGGTATCCTGGGAACCAACAGTCGTCATCTTCGGCTCACACGCAGTGCCAGGCAGGATGCCGTCAACCCCACATGCCTTACCAACCATTTTTTGAGCCAGGGAATAACCTTGGTCCGCTTTGGGCACAGGGTTGTTGGGCTGGATGAACATATCCGGTGCAGGCATGCCCAGCGCTGCGCAAGCACGTTCAGTCAACTTGCGACCGATGATCAACGGTGTGCGACCACCGGCACGGAATTCATCACGAACCGTGCTCGGAGCGATGTCAAAAGAAGTCAACTCAGCACCGTCAGCGCCAGTCACTTTACCTTCAGCGGTGTTGATGGTGATCACATCGCCGTGGTTGATGCTGGAAACGTCCATGCGCAGGGGCAGAGCACCGGAGTCTTGAGCTGTGTTGAAGAAGATCGGCGCAATAACACCACCAATGATCACACCGGCACGACGCTTGTTGGGAACAGCGGGAATGTCTTCACCGATGTGCCACAGCACCGAGTTACAGGCCGACTTACGGGAAGAACCGGTACCAACAACGTCACCAACGAATGCTACCTGGTTGCCTTCGGCACGCCATGCAGCGATCTCTTCGTTCCCACCGGGGAAACGGGTTTTACCCATGGCCAGAGAGTGCAGCGGAATGTCCGGGCGGCTCCAGGCGTCACCTGCCGGGGAGAAGTCATCAGTATTGATCTCGCCGTCAACCTTGAAAACTTTTACAGTAATGGTCTCTGCCAACTCAGGCTTGGTGGTGAACCATTCAGCAGCAGCCCAGGATTTGACAACTTTTTCAGCGGCAGCATTGCCGGCTTTACGCAGTGCGTCAACATCGTCAAAAGCATCGTAGATCAGAACCATGCCGCTCAGAGCACAGGCCGCTTCGTCAGCCAGCTCAGCAACTT is part of the Desulfuromonas acetoxidans DSM 684 genome and harbors:
- a CDS encoding tRNA-queuosine alpha-mannosyltransferase domain-containing protein; this encodes MQIALLEPFMTGSHSAWARQYVAHSRHHVEIFGLDGKYWKWRMHGGAVSLARQFLKQRSNPDLLLATDMLDLTTFLSLTRAVTSSVPCALYCHENQLSYPWSPDDSDPALQRDAHYCFINYTSALSADRVYFNSDYHRRDFLSELPTFLKTFPDCRELDTVPMIAEKSRTLPLGLDLKKLDSLKPDTDLRRTTGAVPLILWNHRWEYDKNPEEFFQALFVLQERGVAFQLAVLGESYRKQPTIFSEAQSRLASHIVHWGYVHSYADYVSWLWHADILPVTSIHDFFGISVVEALYCGCTPLLPERLAYPEHVSPQEFAEVYYQNCDHLAEKLAVLCRDFLSRSAGLLRSKVAGYDWGEMVERYDEEFERLISER
- a CDS encoding bifunctional aconitate hydratase 2/2-methylisocitrate dehydratase, which produces MIEAYLQHEAERQAQGIPALPLNPEQAKGLCELLVNPPAGKEEFLLNLLKERISPGVDPAAEVKADFLGQIIKGEVSSPLVSKVDAVQILGTMMGGYNIKYLIEALEVAELADEAACALSGMVLIYDAFDDVDALRKAGNAAAEKVVKSWAAAEWFTTKPELAETITVKVFKVDGEINTDDFSPAGDAWSRPDIPLHSLAMGKTRFPGGNEEIAAWRAEGNQVAFVGDVVGTGSSRKSACNSVLWHIGEDIPAVPNKRRAGVIIGGVIAPIFFNTAQDSGALPLRMDVSSINHGDVITINTAEGKVTGADGAELTSFDIAPSTVRDEFRAGGRTPLIIGRKLTERACAALGMPAPDMFIQPNNPVPKADQGYSLAQKMVGKACGVDGILPGTACEPKMTTVGSQDTTGPMTADEIKELACLKFQSPMFMQSFCHTAAYPKPADVKMHNTLPAFISEREGVALRPGDGVIHSWLNRLLLPDTVGTGGDSHTRFPIGISFPAGSGLIAFAGALGFMALDMPESVLVRFKGELNEGITLRDAVNAIPYYAIKQGLLTVPKKNKVNIFNGRILEMEGLPNLSVEQAFELTDAAAERSAAAGCIQLSEESVCTYLRSNVALMESMIKDGYEHAATLQKRIDAVNEWLKDPKLLKADSNAEYAAVIEIDLAEVTEPILACPNDPDDVKLLSEVQGTKIQDIFLGSCMTNIGHFRAAAKIWEGNKFNPEDRIWICPPTRMDQAKLKDEAYFAIFNQVGARIETPGCSLCMGNQARVPDGVNMFSTSTRNFDDRIGNGAQVYLGSAELGAVTALKGELPTPAEYLAVYKEKVAPSKEEVYDYLQFDELGEFDAVYKRCDI